In Polyodon spathula isolate WHYD16114869_AA chromosome 55, ASM1765450v1, whole genome shotgun sequence, a single genomic region encodes these proteins:
- the LOC121307376 gene encoding zinc finger protein 19-like, protein MLEMDMRASSASLLEEELASAIEPAVKAAVLSVMSAITRFVDRRCAVFYVSQKEREKEFQSVRLRLEIAERELQAARKRDYASANVQNPWSNADQLAEKEKEENRLIRASFFSETADKRAFNSRVSGSVAVATTRDRSTLPAQPVREPEPAVHTALKNSRVLIQEDGTYSEQDLLMRGDEQMGHASTAGWRRAVEGPAQRNALPHAEEGSKAESAPIQEELFAQEWCRSPKQATELTSIEGKVEEEPALDPEHINEEIPGIECVIIKEEVLERESDPFEEGGSDHFERRQQIHAGQKLHSCTVCGKSFSRSAELKRHQRIHTGERPYPCTDCGKSFGASTDLKRHLQIHTREKLYHCTQCGKGFTHSGTLALHQRIHTGQKPYSCTECGKSFTHSATLSLHQRIHTGENLYQCSECSKTFIASAELKRHQRIHTGEKPYRCTECGKSFKQMPHLKTHQQIHTGEKPYCCTACGKSFTFHSQLKKHTESSHAVRHTP, encoded by the exons ATGTTGGAGATGGATATGCGCGCATCCTCCGCGTCTCTCCTGGAAGAGGAACTCGCCTCTGCCATCGAGcctgcagtgaaagcggctgtgctGAGCGTCATGTCTGCAATTACCCGGTTCGTGGACCGCAGATGCGCAGTTTTCTATGTCAGTCAGAAGGAACGAGAAAAGGAATTTCAAAGCGTACGACTACGATTGGAAATAGCGGAGCGCGAATTGCAAGCAGCAAGGAAACGAGACTACGCCAGCGCTAACGTGCAAAACCCCTGGAGCAACGCCGATCAGCTAGCCGAAAAGGAGAAGGAAGAGAACCGTTTGATCCGGGCTTCGTTCTTCAGTGAAACAGCTGATAAACGTGCATTTAACAGTCGGGTCAGCGGCAGCGTTGCTGTTGCCACTACACGGGATCGCTCCACTCTACCAGCTCAGCCAGTCCGGGAGCCGGAGCCTGCAGTCCACACCGCACTGAAAAACTCCCGGGTTTTAATCCAGGAGGATGGGACCTATTCCGAGCAGGACCTGCTGATGCGAGGCGATGAACAGATGGGCCACGCAAGCACAGCGGGGTGGAGGAGAGCAGTGGAAG GTCCTGCACAGAGAAATGCTCTCCCCCATGCTGAGGAAGGGTCGAAGGCAGAATCAGCTCCCATTCAAGAGGAGCTCTTTGCCCAGGAATGGTGCAGGAGTCCAAAGCAGGCTACAGAGCTGACATCTATTGAAGGGAAGGTGGAGGAGGAACCTGCACTAGATCCTGAGCACATTAATGAAGAGATCCCTGGAATTGAGTGTGTCATCATTAAAGAGGAGGTTCTTGAACGTGAATCTGACCCCTTTGAAGAGGGGGGTTCAGACCACTTTGAAAGACGGCAGCAAATTCACGCTGGACAGAAACTGCATTCCTGCACTgtgtgtgggaagagtttcagcaGGTCAGCAGAgctgaaaagacaccagcgaattcacaccgGAGAAAGACCGTACCCCTGTACTGATTGTGGAAAGAGCTTTGGTGCTTCGACAGATCTGAAGAGACACCTGCAGATCCACACAAGAGAGAAACTGTATCACTGTACACAATGTGGCAAGGGTTTCACTCATTCTGGAACACTTGCattacaccagcgaattcacacaggacaGAAACCCTACAGCTgcactgagtgtgggaagagcttcacTCATTCAGCAACACTGTCTTTACACCAGcggattcacacaggagagaaccTGTACCAGTGTTCTGAATGCAGCAAGACATTCATTGCATCGGCAGAgctgaaaagacaccagcgaattcacacaggggaGAAGCCGTACCGCTGCACCGAATGTGGCAAAAGTTTCAAACAGATGCCGCAccttaaaacacaccagcaaattcacacaggGGAAAAACCGTATTGCTGCACTGCGTGTGGGAAGAGTTTTACGTTCCACTCCCAGCTGAAGAAACACACAGAGTCCAGCCATGCTGTCAGACACACCCCCTGA
- the LOC121307381 gene encoding zinc finger protein 235-like, whose protein sequence is MKEEMDMRASSASLLEEELASAIEPAVKAAVLSVMSALAKFVDSKCAVFHLRLDERDHEFESVRLRLEIAESELKAVRERECMNSAEKNALTNAREQYSGLDVDFFHLHEKETVRDPANNSRISGSVAVATTRDRSTLPAQPVREPEPAVHTALKNSRVLIQEDGTYSEQDLLMRGDEQMGHASTAGWRRAVEAERKDEEESKAESAPIQEELFDQEWCRSPKQASELTSIEGQEEKPALDAEHINEEIRGPQQIETAEKLHCCAVCRKSFSRLAELKRHQRIHTREKNYHCTVCEKSYKYSHHLTTHQRVHTGEKPYRCSDCGKSFNTREELKRHQRTHTGERPYCCPECGKRFKHLHHLTTHQRIHGAQEHALNMGRVSNTYLTLQQASAFMEEGDMQ, encoded by the exons ATGAAAGAAGAGATGGATATGCGCGCATCCTCCGCGTCTCTCCTGGAAGAAGAACTCGCCTCTGCTATCGAGcctgcagtgaaagcggctgtgctGAGCGTCATGTCTGCATTAGCAAAGTTCGTGgacagtaaatgtgcagttttccacCTCAGACTGGACGAGAGAGACCACGAATTCGAAAGCGTGAGATTGCGATTGGAAATAGcggagagcgagttgaaagcaGTGAGAGAACGAGAATGCATGAACTCCGCCGAGAAGAACGCTCTCACGAACGCCAGGGAGCAATACTCTGGGCTTGACGTTGATTTCTTTCATCTACACGAGAAGGAAACAGTGCGGGATCCTGCAAATAACAGTCGGATCAGCGGCAGCGTTGCTGTTGCCACTACACGGGATCGCTCAACTCTACCAGCTCAGCCAGTCCGGGAGCCGGAGCCTGCAGTCCACACCGCACTGAAAAACTCCCGGGTTTTAATCCAGGAGGATGGGACCTATTCCGAGCAGGACCTGCTGATGCGAGGCGATGAACAGATGGGCCACGCAAGCACAGCGGGGTGGAGGAGAGCAGTGGAAG CGGAGAGGAAGGATGAGGAAGAGTCAAAGGCAGAATCAGCTCCCATTCAAGAGGAGCTCTTTGACCAGGAATGGTGCAGGAGTCCGAAGCAGGCTTCAGAGCTGACATCTATTGAAGGGCAGGAGGAGAAACCTGCACTAGACGCTGAGCACATTAACGAAGAGATTCGTGGACCGCAGCAAATTGAAACAGCAGAGAAACtgcactgctgtgctgtgtgtcggAAGAGTTTCAGTCGGTTAGCAGAGCTGAAAAGACACCAGCGGATTCACACCCGAGAAAAAAACTATCACTGCACTGTATGTGAGAAGAGTTACAAATATTCACACCACCTGACAACACACCAGCGCgtccacactggagagaaaccgtatcgctgcagCGACTGCGGGAAGAGTTTCAATACGAGAGAAGAgctgaaaagacaccagcgcaCGCACACAGGAGAAAGACCGTACTGCTGCCctgagtgtgggaagagatttAAACACTTGCACCACCTCACaacacaccagcgcattcacgGAGCACAGGAGCATGCATTGAatatgggcagagtttcaaacaCCTACCTCACTTTGCAACAGGCCAGCGCATTCATGGAGGAGGGGGACATGCAATGA